The Penaeus chinensis breed Huanghai No. 1 chromosome 34, ASM1920278v2, whole genome shotgun sequence DNA window tcactcttcatctcggAGGAATCCGCAGCTGAGGATGACGTGCGGGTTGGAGTCTTCGGCGGCGGTGTGGGAAGTTCTCCCCAGGTCCAAGACCACTTGTTCTCATCCGTCTGCGAGGATCCGTCAATGAAGTCCGTCCGCTGTCTCTCGACCTCATACTCGGTGTCAGACTTGATTGGTGTTGGGGGTCTTGAAGTCGATGGGCTAAAAAGGCATAATCAACTTTAAGCCTGTAAAAGGAACTAGTCCAACACATGCATACAGCTAAAACCCCATATCAACAAATAGTAACAGTTTTGAATTCAGTCCTCTCTGAACTACTAATTTCTACCTTGGTGGAGGGCTGAGGTCAGTATCACTGAATGGATGAAAGTCTGGTCCCATGGATCGGGACATGGAGCCACTCCATTCGTCGACTACTTCTTCCCGGGACTTCTCGCGCAGCAACGGCATCGAAGACGACTGCGCCATGTGGGAGGTGGGAGTAGACGTGCTTGGACCAGACTGATAGAAAATTGAAATAAATGCTGCTTAAGAGAATTTCAGGTATATCAACCTCTAgacaacaaataaagaagaatcaaaataagaatataagGTGGGTTAGTATTGAAACTAGATACAGATCTTCTTGGATGGCGCTTCAACTCAATATTCAAAAGCACcaatacaaaaatacaacaaaaggcaaaaaaaatgATCAAGTGCCACCAAGAAGATATGAACACATCAAGTTTCAATGCTTCACCCAAACCAAAAGAAACAAGAGGCagataatacaaaatgaaaatcagATCAGTCTATCCCTATTCACTTAGAAATAGGTCAAGCAGCAACGGAAAATCCACAGCTTAaagaataaaactaaacaaaaatctAAGCGGGGGGAGGGTGAAAAACTCGGCAAAGCTCTCAAATGAATGACTCACATACCTTCTCATTGTTCTCAATATCATCCATTACAAAAATTCCATCTTGATTCCCTGGTGAACCACCACTGGGCAAGACAGCATTGATGTCTGCAACCTCGCTTGTTGTCGACGTGTCACTTGACTGGCTCCCGGTGCTCTTGGGTCGGCTCTTCTTTCCATTACAACGCTTCTTGCGCTTGCGGCGGATACTCTTGCTCACTAagtacaaaaggaaaagaaaagtctcAATAGTGACACATTACAAGCTAAAGTAAATCTtggttccaaaaaaaaaaaaaaacacatatttgcATTACACATGCAAAACTATCTAAACATAAACGGCACGAACTTACATCTGACGGTTTCTTCTCCATCGGTCTTGCTTCCCTGGCCCTCCATAATTAAACTATTGCGTTTCTGAACAGCACCATCACCAGCTTGCGACTTTGAGTTGGGTCCCTTCCCTTGGTTGTTGACTTCTACCTTCTTGTTACTAGTTGttaagttattattgttaatagtctGAGTCCCAtggtctcttctctctactttggCGTCCGTTTTACGGACAATTCTGACAATGCCAATCTCACTCTTGGGGTCGTCCTGATAATTTCACACTGACGATTTTGATACCATCTCCTATGTCGGTCAAGGGCGGTACAGAGGAATCTTGATCTCCGGCTGTTTCCGTCTCTGGCAAAGCTGTGACCACTACATCACCTGCCACTGTCGACTGGCCAACAGATGAGGAAATGGATTCATCAACTCCAGAATCCCTAGGTCTTGATTCCTCATCCTCTGCTCTCGCGAGATCGAGTTTCTCCTGGAGGAATGATGGTGGAAGAGGCGAGGTGCCAAGGAGGGGACTAATTTCCTCACTGTCCTCTAATTCTTGGACAAAGAAGGCTTCTCCCGACTCCCCTAGCTTCATGTGTATGTCCACGGGCTCTCCATTGATTTCAATATCAACCTGAGAAGAGAAAATTGCAATATAAATATCAAGGTTGTTTTTGAAAGTAACATATGAGAGTAAAAGTAAAAAGTGcattccattccccccccccctatttagcTTCCCACATAAATGTATTCTAAAAAACATTCACATTactaagcaaaataaaaaaaggaaattgagacAACAGAACCGATTCTTAAACCAATTTCAACTAATTTACCAACTTTTCTAAAAATAATTCAGCAGTGCAGGATATATCTTCCTTAACTTCACACCAATTCACTTGTTTGGAATGCTatcaacttattattttttttttattataattattattatattctcctCCATCTATTTTTAACCTGAAGTCTGGATATCCACAAAAACTTTATCTACAAAATTaggtaatatcaataaataaacaatctgcaaaaataaggaaaatcaaataaaatttctttttttatcacaatttttCTGAATTTACCCTtcaccataaaaaaatatatagctatatatattttttctctctccctctctgtctgtctgtctgtctgtctctctgtctgtctgtctgtctgtctgtctgtctgtctgtctgtctgtctgtctgtctgtctgtctgtctgtctgtctgtctctttttcaatgaggtaaatccccccccccccccatacaactGGACTTATGGTAATAAGTTCTCCCTTCAAAAATGTTAAAAAAGCACCAACGCCTCAAAAATCCCAAAGCCACATTTCTGGTCGATGTGAATGAAAAAGCGTCAGCCTTGGCATGAATCCTTTACTTAACCTCTACATAAGTAACTTAAGGTCAAGGTTTCTATAGTATAGGGCTTCACAAAAGCCGAGAAAAGTAAGACATTCGTGTGCAGTAATACTAAACTTGACAGTAAATAAGGCTTCTTCATTTTGCTGAGCAGGACAAAGGCAACCCTAGATCTACTTCCCTAATACCTGTACTAATCTAATTTGTGAGAAagggcaaagaaaaacaaacaaacaagaaaaaaattaatagcaaaaaaaaaaaataattaattaaaatgtaAACACAACTACTTCCAGCACACAAGGAAGGCCATCATTACTAATAGGATACATTTCCCTCCTGACAAATTTTGCATATCTCTTCTACACATCCCATTCATTCCGCCCTGGGAAACAGCAGCAGACACCGGTTCTCATCTAGACCCTCCTCCTTATTGCGAATGAATACTTTGAGCAAATTACTTTCTAaaggtcctccctccctccctcccttcctctccccttcaactccctccctttttcccctctccctcccttttccctctccctccctttctcccctctccctcccttcttctctcccatccctccttctctcccatcctccctccctttctcccctctccctccctctctcccatcccccctccctccctttcatccaaCAGAAGGCGCCGCAGCATTAAGTGACGTCATTCGTAGGGTCCGACCAGGGACGGAGCTGCAGAGAACCGGGCAGGTGTTTCAGAGGGGGGCCTTGGAGGCGCTGACGACGGTGGTGACTCATACTTGCCCAAATCATTCAAGTATTCAAGGCTTTACATTGGTCCCGCATGCGTTCATCCCGGTTTAACTGATGCGTTTATGAACTGCCGCGCAAAACTGAATTAAACAAGTAATTACGTGTGATACCGGTcaggcaagtttttttttctttctttctttttttttctgtttctttgctgTTCTGACCGGGATTCACATTCTCTCTCGTGCATGTGACCGTATATACCAGACTGGGAAGCCgttcagaaaataaaaataataaaacaactttTAATACAACTTTATATATTCTAATTGAGTTCAGAAGAAACAACATTTCTGCATAAGTGTCTCTATATCGTCGAGCTGCCATCACCGCTAAATATAGGACCATTGTATAGAAGCAAGTCAGCGTGCAAACTCTCTCGAGATTATCGGGAAGGGAGCAGACATTCAGACAAGGAGGCGTGCATTTTTTTATCTGCCGTCCGGGTCGACCACACTTCACatcacacaaaatataaatatacaagaacAAAAGACGTGAAGCGCTCATACACTGATCTAGCATTATCAACACTGACGAGAAATTATAACAACGCAATACATTAAATAAAACACGTAATAGTAAACTCCATAAAACACTGATGAAATATAACAGAACGAATAAGCCGTAACGCAAAATCAAACTGCTTCGGGCAAAATTTCACAAAACCCGGTCTGGAAGATCTTGAGCCAGAACGACGTATTAAAGGGGTTGAAACCTGGCTCGAAACCGGGTTGGGAAGCGAGTGCCGTGTGCTATGGCCGAGTTCCTAATGACATTACGAAACCAAAACGATACGCATGATGGAAAAGACCATTTTTTTCTTCCACGTGCTCATAGAAACTCGGACTAATGAACTTGTGCTCCTTGTTGATTACTATGCGCCTCATGTTGTGAAGCTTTAATAACATGTCTCTTAGGGGTTATGACCAGGCCTAACTGAGGAGATGCTGGCGTAATCCCGGGAGTGACAAATGGTAATGATCTCTGACGAAAGCGATGATGCTCTCGCGCCCGGGTGTCAAATTGCATCGCGTGCATTCAAAGCTCCCCAGAAACGCCCACTACGGATTTCATACTACGATTTACGTTACTTTCACTTATCGTCACTTTTCCATCGCGCGAGACAGCGACGATATAAACAGCGCAGATGAAAATggagtagaaaaaaatagaaataaactgtTCCAAAATAAAACAACTGACGTGCATTGCTCTTGGGAGTTAATGACCGCAAATGGCTCAGGAAAGTACGCAGGGCGTGCCTGCACCATTCATGGAAGTTCAGGCGTGACTCAGACCGCGGTAGGGGATTCACAcacgagaaaggggaagggaggaggcacgAGAAGACATCACGTCACTTGGCAATATGGCAACATCGCGTATCAAGGAAGGCAGTGCGCCGACGTAATGAGCGCTGAAAGTGTTGCCGCTTAGGGTGAAGCACACGAGGCACGGTTTGAAGCGGAGAGCGATAAACTTCAGCGATAAACTTCAGCGAAAAAACAAAGTGCCGCGAAGGAGATAGGATACATACGAAGAAAAGACGAACGGGGATATAAAGAAAATGCACAATGCACCGCCCTAAGCGAAGGGAGGCAACGGGCGAGGAAGGAACCAGGTGCATGTGATGTAGTAAAGGGCGGAGTAGGGTATTGGGCGGTAAAACGCGAGATCACGTGACCGGACCGACCCGTCCCAAACCAGTCCCAACTGCTCTCGCAaccttctcgctctcccccccccccctcctcctcctccttctcctctcttctccattctgaTTCATGCTCTAAGTCTTCCCCAACCGCTTCGCTGTATCATAAAAAAAGGTCTACTTCCCCTCCCATAGCGTCGGTTTATATTAGGCTACGACGCGAGCAGACCAGCCATGCCGAGGAAGGAAAGCCACAACCCAACAGGACGTAAGCTCGCTCTCTCGCGCGGCACAATGCGGCTGATTCAAAATATCTACGAAATGATTGAAATATTCGAATCCTGTATCGTTAAGTTTTTTTTCCACAGTCTTCAAAATACACTGGGAACCGAATCTGACTTTTAACACACTAAGATAAGGCGCACATTtctaacaaatatgataatggaaACACCACTGGGGGCGTATTGACCTTCGTCCTCTAGTAAACAACGGCAGCTGCTGACCTCCAAATGCCGCTCtcctctgccccccaccccccacccccctcagtcTGTCTACACTATTCTTAGTCTTCCATccgataataaataaacacatgcaagcagatagataagtagacaaatagataaactgtTACACTTCTTGAGGATTCCTACCTCCGACCTTTTACCTGCCTAAGTTACAGTCAATTATTATGTACAGACCACaccccgatcccccccccccctaaccccaccttaccccaccccatcccacttATCCCTACCTCCGTCATCCCCTCATACATCGGcgtttcctcttcgtctccctacAGACGAACCCGTCCTGTAGCATCTCCTGTgacctacctacatacctctctctctatctctctctctctctctctctctctctctctctctctctctctctctctctctctctctctctctctctctctctctctctctctctctctctctctctctctctctctctgtctctcgctgtctctctctctctctctctctctctctctctctctctctctctctcgctctctctctctctcgctcctctctctctcgctctcagtctctctcgctctctctctctctctgctctctctctctctctctctcgctctctctctctctctctcgctcgctctctctctctctcgctctctctctctctctcgctcgtctctctgtctctcgctctgtctctctctcgtctctctctcgtctctctctctctctctctctctcttctctctctctcttctctttctcttctctttctctttctctctttctctttctctttctctctcttctctttctctctttctctttctcctcttttctctctcttctctttctctctcttctctctctttctctctctctctctctctttcctctctctctctcttctctttctctcttctctctctctttctctctctctctctctctctctctttctctctctctctctctctttctctctctctctcttctctctctctctctcttctctctctctctttctctttctctctctctctctctcctctttctcttctctctctctctctctttctcctctctctctctctttctctctctctctctctctcctctttctctctctctctctcctctctctctctctctctctctctctttctctctctctctctctttctctctctctctctctctctctctctctctctctctcttctctctctctctctctttctctctctctctctctctcttctctctctctctttctctctctctctctctctctctctctctttctctctctctctcttctctctctctctctctctttctctctatctctctttttctctctctctttttttctctctctctctctctctctctctctctctcattctctctctctctttctctctctctctctcgctatttctctctctctctcacttttctttctctttctctctctcacttttctttctctttctctttctctttctctttctctttctctttctctttctctttctctttctctttctctttctctttctctttctctccccctcctgtaAACACACGGACGCTGACCCAGAACTGTAACTTTTCCGATATGGGTCATCCGGGGTTCGGTCCTGAGGGTCAAAGCCTTCGGACAATATTAGAGGTCATGGCgctcgtgagtgagtgagtgttggaaaagaggcgaagaggaaaatgagagagatggagaggagaggagaggagaggggaggggaggggaggggagagggagaggagaggagaggagaggagaggagaggagaggagaggagaggaggggaggggaggggaggggaggggaggggaggggagaggagaggagaggagaggagaggagaggagaggagaggagaggagaagagaagagaagagaagagaagagaagagaagagaaagagagaaagagaaagaaagagaaaaaaagaaatagaaagaaaaaaaaagagagaaagagaagagagaacccaCCCAGATAACACCTAACAAAGAACGTCTCCCACTAATACCAGACACCCATTCAGCGTGACCAGAAAGTCCGTTTTCTCCAACGAACCCGGCCTTCTGCCCATGAACGCATCACACCCACGACCCTCCATCAACTCCGGGTAATAAACGAGTGTGTAGTTTGCACAGCGCTGCCGTGAATGAACTGCAAAGGCGATATAAATACATTTCCTTCCCAACTCTTTCTCAAAATATGACATTAACCAAGGGAAATGGAAACTGATCAATTAGGAATGAGACATGGACAAAATCAACCAGACAAGTTACAAATGAAATCGATAGATACACAAAGTAGCGGATAAGAATATAAAAGGGAAGAGTGCAGAGCAGGTGGAATGTCCCTAATTCTACCTCAAACAACAGGGAATAAATAATCTCTCAAGAAAAGGACAAAGCAAGGGACTAGATACTCGTAAACATGCATATCCAGAAGTACTGTCAACAAAGCCATTTATATCCAACGCTGCCCggccttgctcttgctctctctctctctctctctctctctctctctctctctctctctctctctctctctctctctctctctctctctctctctctctctctctctctctctcgctcagggTCAGCAGGTCTCACTACGAGCGTGATCATCTCTTGTTTTGCCACTGCTTGTGTCTTTATTTTGTGTACctacttttgcttttgtttgattttattcttttttttttctttctctctctccttttgaggCGAaggtttcctttccttttttttttttctttttttttttcgatggctCGCTTCTATCGAATTCACTCCCGTATTTACAGAGCAAGAagagccatttctctctctctctctctctctctctctctctctctctctctctctctctctctctctctctctctctctctctctctctctctctctctctctaccatggGAGGGCTGAGTGGGCGGACCAGCTGGCGGAGGTGGCGCGTGGgcaggaatggggaggggggagagggaagggggagggggatgggggaaggggaggtggaaggggaaggggaatgtgagtaagggaggggagggggagagcgaaggaggaacaATGAAAAGGGtatgaagggtggggggagaggggaaggaagtgagacGGCGAGAGGCAGAAGAGACCAAGGGTCGGGGGAGagcgtaggagggagggggagagcgtaggagggagggggagagcgtaggagggagggggagagcgtaggagggagggggagagcgtaggagggaggggagagcataggagggagggggaagggggaagggggaagggggaagagggggagggggaagggggaagagggggagggggggaagggggagaggggagagggaagagggggaagagagggagggggaaggaagggggaaggggggaagagggaatggggaaggaggaagggggaagatggaagatggaagaggaaaagaggggaagagggggaagagggagggagcaggggagaggagttggaatggaaggagggaggaggagggtcaaCTGGTGCCTCTCAGACGGCTGATCGAAACGGCAGCAGAATAACGACCTTTCCAGACACGGCAGGCACTCGTGGCAGTAAGGTCGGAAATCCCAGCAATCAGACTGTAAAACGCACCCTTGTGTCATCCGCAGAGTTTCccgtttttcttttgtgtctcgAACGCACCGCACAACGAACTAGTGACGTCACTGGGCAAATCAGCTGTGCGCTATCTTTAGCTCCTGCGACAGTCTGCACGTGTTTCCCTATAATGGGTGGCCTATTACAATT harbors:
- the LOC125043927 gene encoding phosphatidate phosphatase LPIN3-like produces the protein MNYIGKFISNFKDFYNEINAATLTGAIDVVVVRQEDGSYLSSPFHVRFGKMGVLRSREKVVDIEINGEPVDIHMKLGESGEAFFVQELEDSEEISPLLGTSPLPPSFLQEKLDLARAEDEESRPRDSGVDESISSSVGQSTVAGDVVVTALPETETAGDQDSSVPPLTDIGDGIKIVSVKLSGRPQE